A window of Vigna unguiculata cultivar IT97K-499-35 chromosome 4, ASM411807v1, whole genome shotgun sequence contains these coding sequences:
- the LOC114182605 gene encoding uncharacterized protein LOC114182605 — protein sequence MDGDLKTPLVVGEIEEVEATPENVSPRTSDRAKHVRTKVPEVEIHLYRQGKGPIAVFKSALGGWEQDQIEVRDILEMHGLKSIFAFNPHAGGRGVPVRFHPRNGRSMLTYRDGAVVHLDGEPKDSLIKPVTRILVGVALIIFMITLVSRDTPDWLKKLNFSGVNFPPWILACVVIVFTRMRKRTKDFLKKRGW from the exons ATGGACGGCGACCTCAAGACGCCACTGGTGGTGGGAGAAATCGAGGAGGTGGAGGCGACACCGGAGAACGTGAGTCCCCGCACGAGCGATCGGGCGAAGCACGTGCGGACGAAGGTCCCCGAGGTGGAGATCCACCTCTACCGGCAGGGCAAGGGCCCCATCGCGGTGTTCAAGTCGGCACTGGGCGGGTGGGAGCAGGACCAGATCGAGGTCCGGGACATTCTCGAGATGCACGGATTGAAGTCGATCTTCGCATTCAATCCCCATGCCGGAGGGCGCGGCGTTCCGGTTCGGTTTCATCCCAGGAATGGGAGGTCCATGTTGACGTATAGAGATGGGGCTGTTGTACACCTTGACGGAGAACCTAAG GACTCACTAATTAAACCAGTGACAAGGATCTTGGTTGGGGTTGCTTTAATAATCTTTATGATAACACTAGTTTCGAGGGATACTCCGGATtggttgaagaaattgaatttCTCCGGTGTGAACTTCCCTCCATGGATCTTGGCTTGTGTAGTCATTGTCTTCACACGCATGAGGAAGAGAACTAAAGATTTTCTGAAGAAGCGTGGTTGGTGA
- the LOC114181744 gene encoding programmed cell death protein 4 yields the protein MDFSEGYVSNEHRELHRSAAESADPLSVSPLQLAPKSSRSPDSARSPKSPRSPKVQGKCSTLSPRTHKQSHSQKDGRPKKGGSGGKGTWGGLLDTDDSSVIDPNDPNYDSTEEYDHSNEKKPNTELDSYKKKATVIVEEYFATDDVVATMNEVKELGKPEYGYYFVKKLVSMSMDRHDKEKEMAAILLSALYADVFDPSQVYKGFSKLVESTDDLIVDIPDAVEVLALFIARAVVDDILPPAFLKKQMAYLAKDSKGVDVLKKTEKSYLAAPLHAEIIERCWRGSKNTTVDDVKAKINNFLKEYVVSGDKKEAFRCIKDLKVPFFHHEIVKRALIMAMERRQAESPLLDLLKEAAEEGFINTSQMSKGFSRLIDTVDDLSLDIPNARGILQKLISKAASEGWLCVSSLKSLSVEPERNAIQDSAAKSFKVKTQSIIQEYFLSGDILEVNSCLEQENSKNCAALNAIFVKKLITLAMDRKNREKEMASVLLSSLCFPADDVVSGFVMLIESADDTALDNPVVVEDLAMFLARAVVDEVLAPQHLEEIGAQCLGPGSIGSRVLQMTKSLLKARLAGERILRCWGGGGSSRPGWAFEDVKDMIGKLLEEYESGGEIKEACRCMKELGMPFFHHEVVKKALVTTIEKKNERLWGLLKECFESGLITMNQMAKGFGRVAESLDDLALDVPDAKNQFAYYVERAKTNGWLDNSFCFTKQEHATENGTH from the exons ATGGATTTCTCTGAGGGTTATGTATCAAATGAGCATCGTGAGCTTCATCGATCTGCAGCAGAAAGTGCGGATCCTTTGTCTGTTTCTCCATTGCAACTTGCTCCAAAATCTTCAAGGTCCCCTGACTCTGCTAGGTCTCCAAAATCTCCGAGGTCCCCAAAGGTTCAAGGCAAGTGCAGCACTCTAAGTCCAAGAACTCATAAACAATCACATTCTCAAAAAGATGGACGTCCAAAGAAAG GTGGTTCTGGGGGAAAAGGTACCTGGGGTGGATTGCTTGATACAGATGACTCAAGCGTTATTGATCCTAATGATCCAAACTATGACAGCACTGAG GAATATGACCATTCAAATGAAAAGAAGCCGAACACAGAGCTTGATAGCTACAAGAAAAAGGCTACAGTAATAGTGGAGGAATATTTTGCCACTGATGATGTTGTTGCAACAATGAATGAAGTTAAAGAATTGGGGAAACCAGAGTATGGCTACTATTTTGTCAAGAAACTTGTCTCTATGTCCATGGACAGGcatgacaaagaaaaagaaatggctGCTATTCTGCTCTCTGCACTTTATGCTGACGTATTTGATCCTTCACAAGTTTACAAGGGCTTCAGCAAATTAGTTGAATCAACAGATGACTTGATTGTAGATATACCAGACGCAGTTGAAGTTCTAGCACTTTTCATAGCTAGGGCCGTGGTTGATGACATACTTCCTCCTGCATTTTTGAAGAAACAGATGGCCTACTTAGCGAAAGATTCAAAAGGGGTTGATGTGTTGAAAAAAACTGAGAAAAGCTATCTAGCAGCACCTCTTCATGCAGAAATCATAGAGAGATGCTGGAGAGGTAGTAAGAACACCACAGTGGATGATGTTAAAGCTAAGATAAACAACTTTTTGAAGGAGTATGTTGTAAGTGGTGACAAGAAAGAAGCCTTCAGATGCATCAAAGATCTGAAAGTTCCTTTCTTCCATCACGAAATAGTGAAACGGGCCCTTATAATGGCAATGGAGAGACGTCAAGCAGAATCCCCACTATTAGATCTCTTGAAGGAAGCAGCTGAAGAAGGTTTCATCAACACAAGCCAAATGTCCAAAGGCTTCAGTCGGTTAATTGACACAGTTGATGACTTATCACTTGACATACCAAACGCACGAGGAATACTGCAGAAGCTTATTTCCAAAGCAGCATCAGAGGGTTGGTTATGTGTGTCATCTTTGAAATCACTCTCAGTAGAGCCAGAAAGGAACGCAATACAAGATAGTGCTGCCAAAAGTTTCAAGGTAAAGACTCAGTCCATCATTCAAGAGTACTTCTTATCAGGTGATATATTGGAGGTAAATAGCTGTCTTGAGCAAGAAAACAGCAAGAACTGTGCTGCACTCAATGCAATCTTCGTTAAAAAACTGATAACTCTGGCAATGGATAGGAAAAATAGAGAGAAGGAAATGGCTTCTGTGTTGCTGTCATCTCTGTGTTTCCCAGCTGATGATGTTGTGAGTGGTTTTGTGATGTTGATAGAGTCAGCAGATGACACTGCTCTGGACAACCCTGTTGTTGTTGAGGATCTTGCTATGTTTCTAGCCAGAGCAGTGGTGGATGAAGTGCTAGCTCCACAACACCTTGAAGAGATTGGAGCACAATGTTTGGGGCCAGGTTCAATTGGGAgcagagttcttcaaatgacaaAGTCATTGCTAAAGGCTAGACTTGCAGGGGAGAGAATCTTGAGGTGTTGGGGTGGTGGGGGAAGTAGCAGGCCTGGATGGGCTTTTGAGGATGTCAAAGACATGATTGGGAAGCTGTTGGAAGAGTATGAGTCTGGAGGGGAAATAAAGGAGGCATGTCGCTGCATGAAAGAGCTAGGAATGCCATTCTTCCACCATGAGGTTGTTAAGAAAGCTTTGGTGACAACCATTGAAAAGAAGAATGAGAGGTTGTGGGGTTTGCTCAAGGAGTGTTTTGAATCAGGACTCATAACCATGAATCAAATGGCCAAGGGTTTTGGAAGGGTTGCAGAATCTCTTGATGATTTGGCCTTAGATGTTCCTGATGCTAAAAACCAGTTTGCATACTATGTTGAAAGAGCAAAGACTAATGGATGGTTGGACAATTCATTTTGTTTCACCAAACAGGAACATGCAACAGAGAATGGCACTCACTAA